The sequence TTTTCAAAGGTAAGTCATCAAGGTAAGTAATGAGTTAATAAATATCCTTCATGGTGTTGGTGACATTGAATTTACCCGTTGGCGTGATCAGGCGCTTATCCTTGATCACTGCTTTCAGCTTACGGGTTTTGTCATCCACCACTACGATGGCAGATTCGGCTTCAGCACCATTCCACACCGAGAACCAGACTTCATCGCCAGCTTTGTTGTATTCCGGCTGCACAACTCGGGCAGGCCCCCGATCGGCAACACCGGCCCATTCCGCAATTGGCAACACTTCGTAACCGGCATCCAAATCGTCAGAATTGAAAACGGCAATGGACTGACTAATCTTGGTGTCAGGATTAAGTGGAGTGTCTACCCAAAGGTTTTTCGATTTTGGGTGAGTTTTGACGAACAGCGAACCACCGCCCTGACCTTTAAGTACTTTGGGTACTTTCCAGGCGTGTTCCTTATGCTTTTTAGGATCAGTGCCGATCAGAGTAATTTCGTCGCTACCCAGAGCACTGGTGACCCAGACCGGGCCGTAGGCTTTGGTGTTCAGGTTGGCTCCGCGACCGGGGTGGGGGATCTGGGTTGCGTCAATCAGCGCTTCCATTTCACGTTCCTTGGAGTCAACGACAGCAATCTTATTTGACTTGTTGGCCGCCGTCAGGAAGTAGCGTTTGGTGGAATCCCAACCACCGTCGTGAAGGAAACGGGCAGCTTCCAGTTCGGTCACCTGAAGGGCCTTTGGATCTTCATAGTTGACCAGCAAAATCTTACCGGTTTCTTTCACATTGACGATAAACTCGGGATGTTCATGGGAAGCGACAATGGCCGCAACACGTGGTTCAGGGTGATACTCCTGAGTGTCAACCGTATAGCCTCGGGTAGAGACGATCTTCTTCGGTTCCAGCGTTTCGCCATCCATCAGTACATACTGGGGCGGCCAGTAAGAACCGGCAATCGCATACTTGTCTTCGTAACCCTTGTATTTGGAGGTTTCCACAGAGCGTGCTTCTGAGCCAATCTTGATCTCGGCTACTGTCTGTGGTTTCTTCATATACATGTCGATCATGTTGATTTTGGCGTCGCGACCAATGACGAACATGTAACGGCCCGAGCTGGACGGGCGGGAGATATGCACAGCGTAGCCTGTGTTGATAATGGATATAATCTCTTTGCTGTCGCCGTCGATCAGGGCAACCTGGCCGCTGTCTCGCAAAGTGACGGAGAAAACATTTCCAATATCAAAGCTGCCTTGTGGTTTCTTGGGGCGATCTTCCGGTTTCACCTGTACTTTCCAGGTGGCCTTCATGTCTGCCATGCCAAATTCGGGAGGTTGTGATGGATTGTGTTGAATATAGCGAGCCATGGCATCAATTTGTGCATCGGTCATGTCGCCGGATGAACCCCAGTTTGGCATGCCGCCGGGCGTGCCGAACGCAATCAGTGCTTTCAGGTATTCTGTGCCGCGTTGCTGTGTGATGTCCGGGGTCAGAGGCTTGCCGGTAGCGCCTTTACGGAGAACCCCGTGGCAACCGGCACAGCGCTCAAAGTATATTTTTGTGGACTCACTCCACTCTTGCGGAGTAATTTTGGGGCCATTAGGATGCAGCGTCATGTCTACATCTGAGGCCATTGTGGGAGCACCCATGTAGCGAACTTCGGATCCGCTGGTGCCGGGATGATCTGATTTTTCTTCCGCACTTATTGCCCAGGGGCTGATAGTGAATGCGGCCACTGCAAATGCAGCCGTAATTGGTTTCAAGTGAATGGTCATTTTTGATTTCCCTTTTTGCCTTGGAGCGAGCCTTGGAATACACTTCTGAGTTGAATAACCCTCTTTTTAGTGTGGCCTTGTCGCGGGAAAACTGTGTTGATTAAAGTCAAGGATTTTAAAAGAGATCGCCGTAACCGGGGCGTTATGAAAGATTGGCTGCCTTTATCCTCGCGTTCGCTTCACGTTTTTCACGTTTTTTGCGTTTCTCGACCAATGGTGGACAGTTGTGTTCATCCCAATAGATAAGCTGGCACTCAAGGCAATGATGACATTCATTGTCAACAATTCCCCCGGTTGGCTTGATGGCATTGATCTGGCACCGCGCAGCGCAGGATTGGCAGGGTTTTCCGCATTCATTGCGGCGTCGCAGCCAGTCGAAAATCTTAAAACGACCTAAAATACTAAGGCTGGCACCCAGTGCGCAGAGGTACTTGCAGAAAAATTTCGAGTTGAATGCTGCGATAGTTAATAGTCCTGCAGCATAGGTTACATAGCCCCAGTCGCGCATAAATTTCATGGTTAAACTGGTTTTGAACGGCTCTACTTCGGCGAGTTTTGCTGCTGTTGAAAAAGAATCCATCGAAATGCCTACCAGCACGATCAGAATCAGGTACTTCAATGCCCACAGGCGTTCGTGAATCATGGGGCTAAATTCAAACTTAGGCATGTTCAGTCTACTGGCCAGATCGTGTATCAGTTCCTGCATGGCCCCGAAAGGGCATAGCCAGCCGCAGAAAACGCCTCTTCCCCAGAGCAGCACCGAAATGGCCACAAATGACCAGAGGAAGAAGGCGACCGGGTCGATCATTAAAGTGTCCCAGGTAAAGTTATGAATGATGGTTTGGATAAAGGCCAGAATATTCACAACTGATAGTTGTGCAGAAGACACGTAACCAATAAAGATAACGGTAAAGATCAGGAATCCGTAGCGCAAGCATCTGAATAAAGCTGGTCGTCTGACCAGCCAGTCTTGAAAAAGCAGGATCAAAGTCAGTAACAGTAGCGCGCCAACAATTGTCCACGCCTCGAATTTCTGACTTGCCCAGGTGTCCGCTCGCTGTTGCCAGCGTTGCTCAAGGGAAAGCTCTGCGTTGACTACATTCACCCTCTCTCCGGCGGTTGTATCCTGAACAGGCCATTGCAACGCGGCACAAACCTTCTCTACCGAAGACATGATGCTGCGATTAAGCACCATCGCCGTAATGGTGGCTCCGGTTATGCCATCAACACTGACATAGCCGGGGCGGTCCGAGGCGTTCACGCGAACCTTGTCGGTGCTTTTCAGATTCAAATACTGGTTGATGAAATGGCTTATGTCGGTCTCTTTTACGCCAACGACAAGAATCGGTTCTTCATGTTGCACTATTTTCAGTCCGGCTATCCGGGTATCAGGGGTTATCGCTACCAGTGTAGAAATGGGTTTTCCGGAGTAGGCCGGTATCGGGTTTATCTGACTGGTCAACAGCAGAGCACCGATGACCGTGTTGCCCTCCTTTATCAGCCGGTAACCCGGTTCCTGGGTCTGTGTTTCCAGCTCGCTGGCAGAGGGGAACCAGCCCTGAACGTCATCCAGTTGGAACTGATCGAGGGTATAAGCAGCATTCACGTTGCAGGCAAAGGCACAAAGCAGTAACGCCAGTTTCAGTAAAACCGGGATATTTCCTGTGCTCATTGGCGGGTCTCAGTTGTCATGAATCAACTGCGTGAAGAATGAACTGAATCCGCGCCGTTCCCCTTGACCGCCATCAAGAAAAATATGGTTTGCGGCCCTTAGACTCTCGTCATGTGGCGTAAGGTGTCAATTATCTGTGTGGTCGCTGCCCTCTGTGGTCAACCTCGGTGTCTCTATGGAGCCGGGAGTAGCGCAGATATAGATGCAGCGAGCAATGAACGTTTTCCGGTAGATAGAACACTGCTGGAAAAGCAGTGGGGTATCAACTGTGAGCAGGCCGTTGATCTTACGCTTGGTTGGCTGAAGTCGGGTACAGGTATGGAACGGGTGGCTCCGTTACCGATGCGAAGCCTCAAATATTGTGGGTTGTTATTCAATACGCCGGATACCGGGCGTTACCAACCTTGCCCGGATTATGAGTCTGCGTATCAACGATTGGTTGATATTCGACAGCATGAAAGCATCATGGACACCGATACAGAAGCGATTGAAATTTACTTATCAGATCAATGCCTGAGCGCTGGGTAAACAGAGGCAAGCAGGGAATATGTACATGAAAAAAACGATATTGGCAGTTACTGTTACATCAGCGTTGGTCAGTCATTTGGCTGGAGCATCAGTTCGATCAGATTGTCAGGATGCAACCTGTGTAGCGGAAAGTGCGAAGAAACCGGGTCCGATGACTGAAATACTGATTACTGGTACCCGGACGCCGAAGCCTTTGCTTTATTGTCCGCATGCGGCATCACTGATTACTTCGGAGGAAATAAGGTGGAAAGCTGCTGAGTCTCTGGCTGAAGTGCTTCGCGATGTGCCGGGCTTAACCATCACCGATGCCGGGCAAGCCGGTATGAAGCGAATTCGCATTCGCGGTGAAGATTCCTATAGAGTGGCCGTGTTGATTGACGGTCAGGAAATAACTGATCACCGGGGTGAGGGGGTACCGCTGACGCTGGACCCTTCCATGGTGGAAAAAGTGGAAGTGATCAAGGGTGCCGGGTCTGTGCTTTATGGGCCAAAGGCCATGGGTGGTGTAGTCAACTTTATCACTCGCAAAGGAGGAGAAAGACCTTTTCAGGTAACGGCCTCTACCGGCTGGGACTCTGCTACCGAGGGAGAGCAGTACTTTCTCAGTGGTTATGGTTCCTGGTCCGGTTTTGATTACCGGGTTTCCTTTGCCAAGGATCAGCAGGGTGATCGGGATACGCCGGAAGGAGAAATAGAGAATACTTCTTCAGCCAGTGACAGCCGCTCTGTTTATCTGGCAAAACACTGGGCAGGCAGCGAGAGAAGCCGCCATGAACTGGCGTTGATCTGGGATGATCACGACGCCTATTCGGAAGTTTTTGTGGAAGACGAGGTGCGATTTGCCTTTCCCTTTAACGAATTTGCGATGAAGATTCCACAACGTGACCGGGAAAAGGTCGGCGTTTTTTATACCTGGGACAACCCGTCTGATATTGTGGAAAAGGTGCAGGTGAATGGTTATCGACAGGTGAGTGATCGTGAGTTTGAAACCTATTGGTCTCAGGTGTTTGGCACTGAAAAGGAAACGTTTTCCCAGTCTGAACTGGTGACGGTTGGCGGATTGGCGCAAATAGACTTTCACCCTGCCGAAGGCCACTATTTGATTGCAGGCATTCAATATACGGATGATCAGGTGAAGCAGGACAGGCAGGAGTATTTGCATCTCAATCCATTTTTGACTCTGGCCACTGAAATATATGATGAAGCAACACTGGAAACCCGTGCGCTGTTTGTTCAGGATGAATGGCAACTGACGGATCGGCTGGCTTTGACTGCGGGCATTCGCCAATACTGGGTGGATGCCGAGCTGGAAGAAAGTACGCGTCCGGGACTGATTACGCCGCCCAAAGATGACAATGAGCTGATTACCTCGCTGGCCGCTACCTGGGAGTTGAGTGAGGGTTCGGTGCTGCGGGCAAGTTTTTCAGAAGGTTACATTTATCCGTCTTTATTGCAGTTGGCCATAGGTGGGGTGGCGCGGACTTTTGTCAATCCTGATCCGGCACTTGAGCCTGAAAAATCAGATACTTTCGAGCTGGGCTGGCGCTATAACAATGACAAGTTACAGTTTGATCTGACGGCATTTCAGACAGATGCAAAAAATTATATCGATCACGTGGCCTGTGACGCTTCCCCCACATGTATTGGTGGTACAACAAGAACACCTGCGGAAATCTATGTAAACATTGGCGAGGCGACAACGGTTGGCCTTGAATCCGCTGTTGAATATCGTCTCAGTGATGCGACAACTTTATACACGGCGTTAACCTGGTCAAAACGGGAAAACCGGTTTGATACTTTCGATACCGATGATTCCGGTTTACCGAGACTCAGTGGTATTGCCGGGATCAAATATGGAGGGCACCTGCACGGCGTTGGCAACTACTGGCTGGATGCCTATGCCCGTGGTGAAAGCAGTTCGGATGAAGAGTCCGAGCTGAATGTGGTTGATAAAAATGCTGGGTGGGTAACGGCCAACCTCTCAGCCGGTATCGAGTTTGGTCAAGATAACCATTTCCGTCTGGTCATGGAAATGAAAAACCTTTTCGATATTACCTATTCATCGGCGTCTGAAAATCTGCTTGCCCCAGGGCGCAGTATGCATGCAAACTTTGTAGTGGATTTTTAGTTCTGGCTGTGTATTTTAAGAAACGTTGCCAACGGGTGTGCGAGCAGTTGGTGTATGGGACGTAACCGGATTTTCTGAGGAGATATCAATGCAACCGCTACCTCATTTTTACCTGGTGGAGGCGAATGCATCTGCGACGGGCGCCTTGTCTGTGGCAGCCGATGGGCTTGCTGATATCGAAGTATCGCCACCTGTTCAGTATGGCGGCAGCGGAGATGACTGGTCACCGGAATCTCTGCTGATGGCCTCGGTAGCGAGTTGCCTGATATTGTCTTTCAGAGCTGTTGCCAGTGCGTCGAAATTTCCCTGGCTATCCATTGAATGCGAAGCGCAGGGTAAGCTGGATAAAGTCGGTAATGTCACCAGCTTTACCGATATCACCACAACGGTTG is a genomic window of Pseudomonadales bacterium containing:
- a CDS encoding c-type cytochrome → MTIHLKPITAAFAVAAFTISPWAISAEEKSDHPGTSGSEVRYMGAPTMASDVDMTLHPNGPKITPQEWSESTKIYFERCAGCHGVLRKGATGKPLTPDITQQRGTEYLKALIAFGTPGGMPNWGSSGDMTDAQIDAMARYIQHNPSQPPEFGMADMKATWKVQVKPEDRPKKPQGSFDIGNVFSVTLRDSGQVALIDGDSKEIISIINTGYAVHISRPSSSGRYMFVIGRDAKINMIDMYMKKPQTVAEIKIGSEARSVETSKYKGYEDKYAIAGSYWPPQYVLMDGETLEPKKIVSTRGYTVDTQEYHPEPRVAAIVASHEHPEFIVNVKETGKILLVNYEDPKALQVTELEAARFLHDGGWDSTKRYFLTAANKSNKIAVVDSKEREMEALIDATQIPHPGRGANLNTKAYGPVWVTSALGSDEITLIGTDPKKHKEHAWKVPKVLKGQGGGSLFVKTHPKSKNLWVDTPLNPDTKISQSIAVFNSDDLDAGYEVLPIAEWAGVADRGPARVVQPEYNKAGDEVWFSVWNGAEAESAIVVVDDKTRKLKAVIKDKRLITPTGKFNVTNTMKDIY
- a CDS encoding OsmC family protein, whose translation is MQPLPHFYLVEANASATGALSVAADGLADIEVSPPVQYGGSGDDWSPESLLMASVASCLILSFRAVASASKFPWLSIECEAQGKLDKVGNVTSFTDITTTVALTISADSDAERAGKLLEKAEQICLINNSLSAEKHFEYSIVSKNGTE
- a CDS encoding TonB-dependent receptor, whose product is MKKTILAVTVTSALVSHLAGASVRSDCQDATCVAESAKKPGPMTEILITGTRTPKPLLYCPHAASLITSEEIRWKAAESLAEVLRDVPGLTITDAGQAGMKRIRIRGEDSYRVAVLIDGQEITDHRGEGVPLTLDPSMVEKVEVIKGAGSVLYGPKAMGGVVNFITRKGGERPFQVTASTGWDSATEGEQYFLSGYGSWSGFDYRVSFAKDQQGDRDTPEGEIENTSSASDSRSVYLAKHWAGSERSRHELALIWDDHDAYSEVFVEDEVRFAFPFNEFAMKIPQRDREKVGVFYTWDNPSDIVEKVQVNGYRQVSDREFETYWSQVFGTEKETFSQSELVTVGGLAQIDFHPAEGHYLIAGIQYTDDQVKQDRQEYLHLNPFLTLATEIYDEATLETRALFVQDEWQLTDRLALTAGIRQYWVDAELEESTRPGLITPPKDDNELITSLAATWELSEGSVLRASFSEGYIYPSLLQLAIGGVARTFVNPDPALEPEKSDTFELGWRYNNDKLQFDLTAFQTDAKNYIDHVACDASPTCIGGTTRTPAEIYVNIGEATTVGLESAVEYRLSDATTLYTALTWSKRENRFDTFDTDDSGLPRLSGIAGIKYGGHLHGVGNYWLDAYARGESSSDEESELNVVDKNAGWVTANLSAGIEFGQDNHFRLVMEMKNLFDITYSSASENLLAPGRSMHANFVVDF
- a CDS encoding 4Fe-4S binding protein, with amino-acid sequence MSTGNIPVLLKLALLLCAFACNVNAAYTLDQFQLDDVQGWFPSASELETQTQEPGYRLIKEGNTVIGALLLTSQINPIPAYSGKPISTLVAITPDTRIAGLKIVQHEEPILVVGVKETDISHFINQYLNLKSTDKVRVNASDRPGYVSVDGITGATITAMVLNRSIMSSVEKVCAALQWPVQDTTAGERVNVVNAELSLEQRWQQRADTWASQKFEAWTIVGALLLLTLILLFQDWLVRRPALFRCLRYGFLIFTVIFIGYVSSAQLSVVNILAFIQTIIHNFTWDTLMIDPVAFFLWSFVAISVLLWGRGVFCGWLCPFGAMQELIHDLASRLNMPKFEFSPMIHERLWALKYLILIVLVGISMDSFSTAAKLAEVEPFKTSLTMKFMRDWGYVTYAAGLLTIAAFNSKFFCKYLCALGASLSILGRFKIFDWLRRRNECGKPCQSCAARCQINAIKPTGGIVDNECHHCLECQLIYWDEHNCPPLVEKRKKREKREANARIKAANLS